A portion of the Planctomicrobium piriforme genome contains these proteins:
- a CDS encoding tetratricopeptide repeat protein, which produces MPTPSEMYDAAIQLKNSGDLPGAVAKLEELAAMAPEHSDTRAALAVYLQRLGKFEEAIEHAKKVCELLPNDPFSYTQLSVIYVKCGKIPEAEEAKARAHMAQGR; this is translated from the coding sequence ATGCCGACCCCCAGCGAAATGTACGACGCCGCGATCCAGTTGAAGAATTCCGGCGATCTCCCCGGCGCTGTTGCCAAGCTGGAAGAACTGGCCGCCATGGCCCCTGAACACTCCGATACCCGGGCCGCGCTGGCCGTCTATCTACAGCGGTTGGGCAAGTTCGAAGAAGCGATCGAACACGCTAAAAAGGTGTGCGAACTGCTTCCCAACGACCCGTTCTCGTACACCCAGTTGTCGGTGATCTATGTGAAATGCGGGAAAATCCCCGAAGCGGAAGAAGCCAAAGCCCGGGCACACATGGCGCAGGGGCGATAA
- a CDS encoding Sec-independent protein translocase subunit TatA/TatB: protein MFGIGPPEMIVLGIIALLLFGKRLPEVARSLGKGIVEFKKGVSGIEDDVRTPGSNYSNTSTPSRPSVENDEQSWKAPRFEPPTTEPKQETHVQS, encoded by the coding sequence ATGTTTGGAATCGGCCCCCCGGAAATGATCGTGCTGGGCATTATCGCGTTGCTGCTGTTTGGCAAGCGCCTGCCGGAAGTCGCCCGGAGCCTTGGCAAAGGGATTGTGGAGTTCAAGAAGGGCGTGAGCGGCATCGAGGATGACGTGCGTACGCCGGGTTCGAATTATTCGAACACTTCTACTCCGAGTCGCCCGTCGGTGGAAAATGACGAGCAGAGCTGGAAGGCTCCCCGTTTTGAGCCTCCGACGACCGAGCCGAAGCAGGAAACCCACGTTCAGTCGTGA
- the plsX gene encoding phosphate acyltransferase PlsX has translation MRIALDAMGGDFAPAVNIDGAIEALQMLPEIEIALVGDRTVLDPMLARSGYSGERLVIVHAEGHVGMDEKPTDALRKKPDCSIARCWKMMAGKEVDALVSAGNTGGVVAAGLWTKLFLKDVKRPGIAVILPASHGKTVLMDVGANPGARPEHLAQYAIMGNVFAREVLGIASPRVGLMNIGSEDGKGNDTVREAHQLIIAGAARPNYIGNVEGRDVFNGSVDVVICEGFLGNVVLKVSEGMASMMMRTLADTVTSALQDERHLAISAFQQAGKTFEYNEVGGAPLLGIDGICMISHGSSDARSIRNALKTAVTLKDRGVNQKITQALGASAEAVAP, from the coding sequence ATGCGGATCGCACTGGACGCGATGGGGGGCGATTTTGCCCCTGCCGTAAACATCGACGGAGCTATCGAAGCTCTGCAGATGCTGCCGGAAATTGAGATCGCCCTGGTCGGGGACCGTACGGTTCTCGATCCGATGCTGGCGCGTTCCGGCTACTCCGGCGAGCGTCTGGTGATCGTGCATGCCGAAGGACATGTCGGGATGGACGAAAAGCCCACCGACGCCCTCCGCAAAAAGCCCGACTGCTCCATTGCCCGCTGCTGGAAAATGATGGCCGGCAAGGAAGTCGACGCCCTGGTCAGCGCCGGCAACACCGGCGGCGTGGTCGCGGCCGGTTTGTGGACCAAGCTGTTCCTCAAAGACGTCAAACGTCCCGGCATCGCGGTCATTTTGCCCGCCTCGCACGGCAAAACCGTCCTGATGGACGTCGGCGCCAACCCCGGCGCCCGACCGGAACATCTCGCGCAATATGCGATCATGGGGAACGTTTTTGCCCGTGAAGTTCTCGGGATTGCGTCTCCTCGCGTCGGCCTGATGAACATCGGCAGCGAAGACGGCAAAGGCAACGACACCGTTCGCGAAGCCCACCAGCTCATTATCGCCGGGGCCGCACGGCCCAACTACATCGGCAACGTTGAAGGCCGCGATGTCTTCAACGGCTCGGTCGACGTCGTGATTTGCGAAGGGTTCCTCGGCAACGTGGTTCTCAAGGTCAGCGAAGGGATGGCATCCATGATGATGCGAACCCTGGCCGACACCGTCACCAGCGCCCTGCAGGACGAACGCCACTTGGCGATCAGCGCCTTTCAACAAGCCGGCAAGACTTTTGAGTACAATGAAGTCGGCGGAGCGCCGTTGCTGGGCATCGACGGTATCTGCATGATTTCCCACGGATCGAGCGATGCCCGTTCGATTCGCAACGCCCTGAAAACCGCCGTGACTCTCAAAGATCGCGGAGTCAATCAGAAAATCACTCAGGCTCTCGGCGCCTCCGCGGAAGCGGTCGCCCCATAA
- the fabD gene encoding ACP S-malonyltransferase — protein sequence MSRIGFLFPGQGAQHVGMGRQLAESYPAARRLFDRANELLGYDLAKLCFEGPAEELDSTVISQPAIFVTSLAALEKLRADSPDIALSCEMAAGLSLGEYTALVFSGAMTFEDGLKVVQQRGQAMQDAADATPSGMASILMLDVEKVTAICDQARSIGVIQIANYLCPGNLAISGQNTALEKAIELAETTGARVVPLAVAGAFHTSLMEPADQRLAQALADVPMQTPEIPVVSNVDAQPHLDPQELKQILVRQVVSPVRWEDCLRYMLDAGIDEFYEIGPGRVLTGLMKRVNRKIPCTVINDS from the coding sequence ATGAGCCGCATCGGGTTCCTGTTCCCGGGACAGGGAGCACAGCACGTCGGCATGGGTCGGCAACTGGCGGAATCCTATCCCGCCGCGCGCCGCCTGTTCGACCGTGCGAACGAACTGCTCGGCTATGACCTTGCGAAGCTCTGCTTCGAAGGGCCCGCGGAAGAACTCGACTCCACTGTCATCAGCCAGCCGGCCATCTTTGTCACCAGCCTGGCCGCTCTCGAAAAACTCCGGGCCGACTCGCCCGACATCGCCCTCTCCTGCGAAATGGCCGCAGGCCTCAGCCTGGGCGAATACACCGCCCTGGTCTTCTCAGGCGCGATGACGTTCGAAGACGGCCTCAAGGTCGTCCAGCAGCGCGGTCAGGCCATGCAGGACGCCGCCGATGCCACCCCATCCGGCATGGCGAGCATCCTCATGCTCGATGTCGAAAAAGTCACCGCCATCTGCGATCAAGCCCGCTCGATCGGCGTTATTCAGATCGCCAATTACCTTTGCCCAGGCAATCTGGCGATTTCCGGACAAAATACTGCGTTAGAAAAAGCCATCGAACTCGCCGAAACAACCGGGGCCCGCGTCGTTCCCCTGGCCGTGGCGGGGGCGTTTCATACCAGTCTGATGGAGCCCGCCGACCAGCGGCTTGCTCAGGCTCTGGCCGACGTGCCGATGCAGACACCCGAAATTCCAGTGGTCTCGAATGTGGACGCCCAGCCGCATCTCGACCCGCAGGAACTCAAGCAGATTCTCGTACGGCAGGTGGTCAGCCCGGTTCGCTGGGAAGACTGTCTGCGATACATGCTCGACGCGGGTATCGACGAATTTTACGAGATCGGGCCGGGCCGGGTGTTGACCGGCCTGATGAAGCGGGTCAACCGCAAAATTCCCTGTACGGTAATCAATGATTCGTGA
- the acpP gene encoding acyl carrier protein, translated as MRNVEEKVISIVSEQLSVNKDEITRDSNFIDDLHADSLDLVELGMKFEEEFGVSIPDEDYEKLRTVGDAIDYIKQKESA; from the coding sequence GTGAGGAACGTGGAAGAAAAAGTGATCTCAATTGTCAGCGAACAATTGAGCGTGAATAAAGACGAAATCACACGCGACAGCAACTTTATCGACGACCTGCACGCAGATTCGCTGGACTTGGTCGAACTCGGGATGAAGTTCGAAGAAGAGTTCGGCGTCTCCATCCCGGACGAAGACTACGAAAAGCTTCGCACCGTGGGTGATGCCATCGACTACATCAAGCAAAAGGAAAGTGCTTGA
- the flgL gene encoding flagellar hook-associated protein FlgL, with translation MSFRVTPHRTYELGQLNAQNRYAQGANLQQQISTGFRVNKPSDDPAAQKIILNQTAMIQRYKTQQSTIDTAKTTLSDAQTQVRDAQQLLVQAKQIALQARQATDQSEKTVFANQLNSILKQLDGIANAQSNGQYLFSGTQSSTPPFSGITDGAAVYQGSAAAGELNIGSSLTVKTFYSGKEVFQPASSGTLAITGQTGIANGTGTSSGNASTTLIVRHTLTTYAAGSGIQAGSGSVAGDTIIGAAGTHKLTIIDTSGNGSAGTVSLNGGPAVAFTSADTNLKVTGADGQIVYLNTQSITAGFNGDVNITADGTLSIDGGATEVPIDFSQDQILENASLGVVQHFDTTGVTLAGSVTAEPDATSDIFQSVAALRDAILNPGQLSGSDLDAAFERRLQDLDAASNHLLDVIGEQSVSLQSLDTLDARLQTLQLNSETTLNDAQSTDYATAITQLQEQQNLLQFTLQTLNTLSNISILDFLN, from the coding sequence ATGTCGTTTCGCGTCACTCCTCACCGCACTTACGAACTCGGGCAACTCAATGCCCAGAATCGCTATGCGCAGGGAGCGAACCTGCAGCAGCAGATTTCGACAGGCTTTCGGGTCAACAAACCTTCGGATGATCCCGCGGCGCAGAAAATTATTCTGAACCAGACGGCGATGATCCAGCGATACAAGACGCAGCAGTCGACGATCGATACCGCCAAAACCACCCTCAGCGACGCCCAGACTCAGGTGCGGGACGCACAGCAATTGCTGGTGCAGGCAAAGCAAATCGCACTCCAGGCCCGTCAGGCGACGGACCAGAGCGAAAAGACCGTCTTTGCCAATCAATTGAATTCGATTCTGAAGCAGCTCGACGGCATCGCCAATGCGCAGTCCAACGGGCAATACCTGTTCTCCGGCACCCAGAGCAGCACGCCCCCCTTCTCCGGCATCACCGATGGCGCGGCGGTGTATCAGGGGAGCGCTGCGGCAGGTGAACTGAACATCGGCAGCAGTCTGACAGTCAAGACGTTCTACTCCGGTAAAGAGGTTTTTCAACCTGCCAGTAGCGGAACGTTGGCGATCACGGGGCAGACCGGCATCGCCAATGGAACCGGCACCTCGTCAGGCAACGCCAGCACAACGCTCATCGTTCGTCATACCTTGACGACCTATGCAGCCGGATCAGGAATTCAGGCCGGCAGCGGATCGGTTGCCGGCGACACCATCATCGGTGCCGCAGGCACGCACAAACTGACGATCATCGACACGTCCGGCAACGGGTCGGCAGGCACGGTGTCACTCAATGGCGGCCCGGCCGTCGCCTTCACAAGTGCCGACACGAACCTGAAGGTGACCGGCGCGGATGGGCAAATCGTCTATCTGAATACCCAGTCGATCACAGCCGGCTTTAACGGCGACGTAAATATCACGGCGGATGGCACGCTCTCCATCGATGGCGGCGCTACGGAAGTTCCCATCGACTTCTCGCAGGATCAGATCCTGGAGAATGCCTCGTTGGGAGTCGTTCAGCATTTCGACACCACTGGCGTCACGCTCGCAGGTTCGGTCACAGCCGAACCGGACGCCACGTCGGACATCTTCCAGTCTGTCGCAGCGCTCCGCGACGCAATCCTGAATCCGGGCCAGCTCTCAGGGTCCGATCTGGATGCCGCCTTCGAGCGCCGATTGCAGGATCTCGATGCGGCGAGCAATCACCTGCTGGATGTGATCGGCGAACAATCGGTCTCGCTGCAGAGTCTCGACACGCTCGACGCACGTCTGCAGACGTTGCAACTCAACTCCGAAACAACCCTGAACGACGCCCAGTCGACCGACTACGCCACAGCCATCACACAACTACAAGAGCAACAAAACCTCTTGCAGTTCACCCTGCAAACACTCAACACGCTGAGCAACATTTCGATTCTGGATTTTTTGAATTAG
- a CDS encoding HDOD domain-containing protein, translated as MDLRTHLPHEIPAPHFPSPISAADVQAILDLVQTDDADLQKLVAALEARPPIAGLVTRAVNSVSLGSMQQVRSLRHAVAILGLQRVRQLMIDLKVSTQSSPRSAASQR; from the coding sequence ATGGACCTCCGCACCCACCTTCCGCACGAGATCCCAGCCCCGCACTTTCCGTCGCCGATTTCGGCCGCGGATGTGCAGGCGATTCTCGATCTGGTGCAGACCGACGACGCCGACCTTCAGAAGCTGGTCGCCGCGCTCGAAGCCCGACCGCCGATCGCAGGTCTCGTCACACGAGCGGTCAATTCTGTCAGTCTGGGATCGATGCAACAGGTGCGTTCGTTGCGGCATGCCGTCGCCATTCTCGGACTGCAACGGGTACGGCAGTTGATGATCGATCTCAAGGTCTCGACGCAATCCTCGCCCCGTTCAGCAGCCAGTCAGCGCTGA
- a CDS encoding EF-Tu C-terminal domain-related protein, with protein sequence MTFASSTEFAFPPDIEAELVFVPTEQGGRKTPVATGYRPQFHYDGSDWDASHEYPDKEWVAPGETVRAFLRFISPQAHIGRVFPGMEFQVREGARVVAQGRIIAILHLEESAARVKATRPS encoded by the coding sequence GTGACGTTCGCCTCTTCTACAGAATTTGCGTTCCCACCGGACATTGAAGCGGAATTAGTGTTTGTTCCCACGGAACAAGGTGGGCGTAAAACGCCAGTTGCGACTGGATATCGGCCCCAGTTTCATTACGATGGCAGCGACTGGGACGCAAGTCACGAGTATCCCGACAAAGAATGGGTTGCCCCCGGTGAAACGGTGCGTGCGTTCCTCAGGTTTATCAGCCCCCAAGCCCATATTGGGCGAGTTTTTCCCGGAATGGAATTCCAGGTTCGTGAGGGTGCGCGGGTCGTTGCCCAAGGACGGATCATCGCGATTTTGCATCTGGAAGAATCGGCAGCACGAGTTAAGGCAACGCGGCCTTCGTGA
- a CDS encoding dihydroorotase yields the protein MSQRTLITGAQVVFPEGIRAANVLVEGHQILAIDPPSTARVDETVNAKGLHLIPGVIDDQVHFREPGFEHKEDLHTGSLACAKGGVTTFLEMPNTNPATVTIEALHDKLERAASKCVVNFGFYIGATAENVDVLQQAKRTPGIKIFIGSSTGNLLVDSQAALERIFAETTLPICAHCEDESTVRANRERIGSNPSLADHSKIRDHAAALIATQRAVDLAIRYKHRFHVLHVSTAQEVEFLRGRPDWVTAEACPHHLFFQIEDYDRLGSQVQMNPSIKTAADNVALWEGLRSGVIEVIATDHAPHTLEEKAQAYPKSPSGLPAVENSLALMLDASYRGLCTLEQVVAWMCAAPARVWDIKNKGAIREGFDADLVLVDLAKRQTIRNEEQLTKSQWSPWHGVELTGWPVRTWVRGQTVFQNGKVDSDVRGAEAEYQR from the coding sequence ATGTCGCAGCGGACTTTGATTACTGGCGCCCAGGTTGTTTTTCCGGAAGGAATCCGGGCGGCGAATGTCCTCGTCGAAGGGCATCAGATTCTGGCGATCGATCCTCCCTCGACTGCGCGGGTGGATGAGACAGTCAATGCGAAAGGGCTGCATCTGATTCCCGGCGTCATCGACGATCAGGTGCATTTCCGCGAGCCGGGGTTTGAGCATAAGGAAGACCTGCATACCGGTAGTCTCGCCTGCGCCAAAGGTGGGGTGACGACGTTTCTGGAGATGCCCAACACCAACCCGGCGACTGTGACGATTGAAGCCCTGCATGACAAACTCGAACGCGCAGCAAGTAAGTGCGTCGTCAACTTCGGGTTCTATATCGGGGCGACGGCAGAAAATGTCGACGTCCTGCAACAGGCAAAGCGAACGCCTGGCATCAAGATTTTCATTGGGTCGAGCACCGGCAATCTGCTGGTGGATAGTCAGGCGGCGCTGGAGCGGATCTTCGCCGAAACCACCCTGCCGATCTGTGCCCATTGCGAAGACGAATCGACCGTGCGGGCGAACCGCGAGCGGATTGGCTCAAACCCCAGTCTGGCCGATCACTCAAAGATTCGGGATCACGCTGCCGCATTGATCGCCACACAACGCGCTGTCGATCTGGCAATCCGATACAAGCATCGGTTCCATGTCCTGCACGTCTCCACGGCGCAAGAAGTCGAGTTTCTGCGTGGTAGACCGGACTGGGTGACCGCTGAAGCGTGCCCGCACCATCTGTTCTTTCAGATCGAGGACTATGATCGACTGGGCTCGCAGGTGCAGATGAACCCTTCCATCAAGACGGCGGCCGACAATGTCGCATTGTGGGAAGGTTTACGATCCGGCGTCATCGAAGTGATCGCCACCGATCATGCGCCGCATACACTCGAGGAGAAGGCTCAGGCCTATCCGAAATCCCCTTCGGGTTTACCGGCGGTGGAGAATTCGCTGGCCCTGATGCTTGATGCCAGCTACCGCGGACTCTGCACGCTCGAACAGGTGGTGGCGTGGATGTGCGCTGCGCCGGCCCGTGTGTGGGACATCAAGAATAAGGGAGCGATCCGCGAAGGATTCGACGCCGACCTTGTGCTGGTCGATCTGGCGAAGCGTCAGACGATTCGCAATGAAGAACAGCTCACCAAGTCGCAGTGGAGCCCCTGGCACGGGGTAGAACTCACCGGTTGGCCGGTCCGCACCTGGGTGCGTGGGCAGACCGTGTTTCAGAATGGCAAAGTCGATTCCGACGTCCGCGGCGCGGAAGCGGAGTATCAGCGCTGA
- a CDS encoding type II toxin-antitoxin system PemK/MazF family toxin, which yields MHRGEIWWADLGEPRGSEPGFRRPVLIIQSDIFNSSRINTVLAAIITSNQQRAAAPGNVLLSRKASGLPQVSVVNVSQLVTVDKAFLSIRIRKLNSELMTEVDAGLSLVLGLP from the coding sequence ATTCATCGCGGGGAAATCTGGTGGGCGGACTTAGGCGAACCACGCGGCTCTGAGCCGGGCTTCCGTCGGCCTGTATTAATTATTCAGTCCGACATCTTCAATAGCAGTCGAATCAACACTGTGCTGGCCGCGATCATCACTTCGAATCAGCAAAGAGCAGCCGCACCAGGAAATGTCCTGCTTTCCCGTAAAGCGTCAGGACTCCCGCAAGTGTCAGTGGTGAATGTGTCGCAATTGGTGACCGTGGACAAGGCTTTCCTGAGTATCAGAATTCGAAAGCTCAACAGTGAGCTGATGACGGAAGTGGACGCTGGCCTTAGCCTGGTGCTGGGATTGCCATAA
- a CDS encoding SDR family NAD(P)-dependent oxidoreductase, with product MSGASEPVLSSPANSNLNVDLTGRTAVITGGASGIGRATALLMQRCGAQVFVGDFRLNPLSTAESESVGIVQQACDVQQLDQLQRLIDTAATQTGRLDILINNAGVNLVKQVTEVEESEWDHVLNTNLKAAFFGAKYAIPHLIRSGGGSIVNTASNAGLLPRAHDPVYSISKMALVGLTKSLALCHSKDRIRVNCVCPGPVDNTQMMTESLQAEPDFKAAHARYIHASPLARAHRRMISPDEVAAAILYLCSDAAAMVTGTAIAIDGGKSLGVPPAAC from the coding sequence ATGTCAGGTGCTTCCGAGCCCGTTCTCTCGTCCCCTGCCAATTCGAACCTCAATGTCGACCTGACTGGCCGCACTGCAGTCATTACCGGCGGCGCCAGCGGCATCGGCCGGGCGACGGCCCTGCTCATGCAGCGCTGCGGCGCTCAAGTCTTCGTCGGAGATTTCCGGCTGAATCCTCTGTCGACTGCGGAATCTGAGAGCGTTGGAATCGTCCAGCAGGCTTGCGACGTCCAGCAACTCGACCAGCTTCAGCGACTGATTGACACCGCCGCAACGCAAACCGGACGGCTCGATATTCTGATCAACAACGCAGGCGTCAACTTGGTCAAACAAGTGACCGAAGTGGAAGAATCAGAGTGGGACCACGTCCTGAACACCAATCTCAAGGCCGCGTTTTTTGGGGCGAAGTATGCGATTCCGCACCTGATTCGCAGCGGAGGCGGCAGTATCGTCAACACCGCCAGCAACGCCGGCCTGTTGCCACGGGCGCATGATCCGGTCTATTCGATCAGCAAAATGGCACTCGTCGGACTGACGAAAAGCCTGGCGCTGTGTCATTCAAAAGACCGCATCCGCGTGAACTGCGTCTGCCCTGGACCGGTCGACAATACCCAGATGATGACGGAATCCCTTCAGGCTGAACCCGACTTCAAGGCAGCGCACGCGAGATACATTCACGCCAGCCCCTTGGCGCGAGCGCATCGCCGCATGATTTCCCCAGACGAGGTCGCGGCGGCAATTCTCTATCTCTGCAGCGACGCGGCCGCGATGGTCACCGGCACCGCCATCGCAATTGACGGCGGAAAATCACTCGGTGTCCCACCAGCCGCATGCTGA
- the fabF gene encoding beta-ketoacyl-ACP synthase II, with the protein MGRRVVVTGLGVVSALGHEVPEFWDNICAGKSGIGAIRRFDTANFKVRFGGEIQNFELTEHLDILEKEVRRLDRFVQFAMAAAQKAIRDSGIDFSVGDPYTHGVLIGSGIGGLNEIEQQHAALYDQGPARVSPFMIPKLMVNAASGNISVRWKLRGPNSAVATACASATNAIGDAFRLIQFGHADVMVTGGSEAAITPMGLSGFARMQALSTRNDDPQAASRPFDRGRDGFVISEGAGICVLEEYEHAKARGANILAEVLGYGMSADGNHMTAPDPEGRGAAWAMGAALKDAKITPQQVQYINAHGTSTPLGDKAETFAVKTVWGEHAKKVAFSSTKSQLGHLLGASGGVEFVISAMALRDQVAPPTINLEDPDDGCDLDYVPLQARPMKIDRVMSNSFGFGGHNACLIIGRA; encoded by the coding sequence ATGGGTAGGCGCGTCGTTGTTACAGGACTGGGAGTTGTTTCCGCGCTCGGGCATGAAGTGCCCGAGTTCTGGGACAACATTTGCGCTGGCAAAAGCGGCATCGGGGCCATCCGACGCTTTGACACGGCGAATTTCAAAGTCCGTTTCGGCGGCGAAATTCAAAACTTCGAGCTGACCGAACACCTCGATATTCTCGAGAAAGAGGTTCGCCGGCTCGATCGTTTTGTGCAGTTTGCCATGGCCGCCGCCCAGAAAGCGATCCGGGATTCCGGCATCGATTTCAGCGTGGGCGATCCGTACACCCATGGCGTGCTGATCGGCTCCGGCATCGGCGGTCTCAATGAAATCGAGCAGCAGCATGCCGCCCTGTACGATCAGGGTCCAGCCCGCGTCTCGCCGTTCATGATTCCCAAGCTGATGGTGAATGCCGCCAGCGGCAATATCTCCGTCCGTTGGAAACTCCGCGGGCCCAACAGCGCGGTCGCCACCGCCTGTGCTTCCGCCACCAACGCCATCGGCGACGCCTTCCGTCTGATCCAGTTCGGCCATGCCGACGTCATGGTCACCGGCGGCAGCGAAGCAGCAATCACTCCGATGGGACTCTCTGGCTTCGCCCGGATGCAGGCACTCTCCACCCGTAACGACGATCCTCAGGCAGCCAGCCGCCCGTTTGATCGGGGCCGCGACGGCTTCGTGATCTCGGAAGGGGCCGGCATCTGTGTTCTCGAAGAATACGAACATGCCAAGGCCCGCGGCGCGAACATCCTGGCCGAAGTCCTCGGCTACGGAATGTCGGCCGACGGCAATCATATGACCGCACCCGACCCGGAAGGCCGCGGCGCCGCCTGGGCCATGGGAGCGGCACTCAAAGACGCGAAGATCACCCCGCAACAGGTGCAGTACATCAACGCACACGGCACCAGCACCCCATTGGGTGACAAAGCCGAAACGTTCGCTGTGAAAACCGTCTGGGGCGAACACGCCAAGAAGGTCGCCTTCTCCAGCACGAAGAGCCAGCTCGGACACCTTCTCGGTGCCTCCGGCGGCGTCGAGTTCGTGATCTCGGCCATGGCCCTTCGCGATCAGGTCGCGCCACCGACGATCAACCTCGAAGACCCGGACGACGGCTGCGACCTGGACTACGTCCCGCTGCAGGCCCGCCCGATGAAGATCGATCGAGTGATGTCCAACAGCTTCGGCTTCGGCGGCCACAACGCCTGCCTGATCATCGGCCGCGCGTAA
- the rpmF gene encoding 50S ribosomal protein L32, translated as MAVPKRRQSKSRSRKRNSHNTVKPMKLQYCTQCGTAVPSHVVCPNCGHYQGRPMVASEE; from the coding sequence ATGGCTGTACCCAAGCGACGTCAATCAAAATCCCGTTCGCGTAAGCGAAATAGCCACAACACCGTGAAGCCGATGAAGTTGCAGTACTGCACCCAGTGCGGCACGGCGGTTCCCTCGCATGTGGTCTGCCCCAATTGCGGCCACTATCAGGGCCGTCCCATGGTGGCCTCAGAGGAATAG
- the ispG gene encoding (E)-4-hydroxy-3-methylbut-2-enyl-diphosphate synthase, translating into MEQHTLPRNPTRPVRVGSVTIGAGQPIAVQSMTATHTQNIDATVGQIQDLVAAGADIVRVAVDSKKDAEALAEISRQVTANLSVDLQENYRLAEVIAPYVAKIRYNPGHLYHHEREKPWQEKVRYLAKIAQDNDCAMRVGVNCGSVDPDKKEKYDHEDSISPMLESAFEHCDLLDSLGYTRYCVSLKDSDPRKVIEVNQRFAQKRPDVPLHLGVTEAGMPPDGVIKTRIAFEQLISKGIGDTIRVSLTVPNSRKSEEIDAGRKILADIAAGRVRSVVDFGTNTLNIISCPSCSRVENEAFIDLAQQVKEMTVYAKEYAVTIAVMGCRVNGPGETDDADLGLWCGPTHVNLKRGPEAVGAYKYDEILPKLRSELDAVIARKKG; encoded by the coding sequence GTGGAACAGCACACTCTTCCCCGTAACCCCACCCGGCCTGTGCGTGTCGGCAGCGTCACCATTGGCGCTGGCCAGCCGATCGCTGTGCAGAGCATGACCGCCACCCACACGCAGAACATCGATGCCACAGTTGGGCAGATCCAGGATCTGGTGGCCGCGGGGGCCGACATCGTCCGCGTCGCCGTCGACAGCAAAAAAGACGCGGAAGCCCTGGCCGAGATTTCGCGACAGGTAACTGCGAACTTGTCCGTCGACCTGCAAGAGAATTACCGTCTGGCCGAGGTCATCGCGCCGTATGTCGCCAAGATTCGCTACAACCCGGGGCATCTCTATCACCACGAACGTGAAAAGCCCTGGCAGGAGAAGGTCCGCTATCTGGCGAAAATCGCCCAGGACAATGATTGCGCGATGCGCGTGGGCGTGAACTGCGGTTCGGTCGATCCCGATAAGAAAGAGAAGTACGACCACGAAGACTCGATTTCACCGATGCTTGAGAGTGCATTCGAGCATTGCGACCTGCTCGACTCGCTGGGCTACACCCGCTATTGCGTCTCGTTGAAAGACTCGGATCCTCGCAAGGTAATCGAAGTCAATCAGCGGTTTGCTCAGAAACGGCCTGACGTGCCGCTGCATCTGGGGGTGACGGAAGCAGGCATGCCGCCGGATGGCGTGATCAAAACCCGAATCGCCTTCGAACAGCTCATCAGTAAGGGGATTGGCGACACGATTCGGGTGTCGCTCACTGTTCCCAATTCACGCAAGTCGGAAGAGATCGACGCTGGTCGAAAGATTCTTGCGGATATCGCCGCCGGCCGCGTGCGGTCGGTCGTGGACTTTGGCACCAACACGCTGAACATCATCAGTTGCCCGAGTTGCTCGCGCGTGGAGAACGAAGCGTTCATCGACCTCGCACAGCAGGTCAAAGAGATGACCGTTTACGCCAAGGAATACGCGGTGACGATCGCCGTGATGGGCTGCCGCGTGAACGGCCCCGGCGAAACCGACGACGCCGATCTTGGCCTGTGGTGCGGCCCGACGCATGTGAATCTCAAACGCGGCCCGGAAGCGGTCGGGGCGTACAAGTATGACGAGATTCTTCCGAAGCTGCGGAGTGAGTTAGATGCGGTGATTGCCAGGAAGAAGGGGTGA